A stretch of the Panicum virgatum strain AP13 chromosome 9N, P.virgatum_v5, whole genome shotgun sequence genome encodes the following:
- the LOC120689977 gene encoding allene oxide synthase 1, chloroplastic-like: MATATYLSFSAPPSSCAGRQRRRQATRASPSATDRPREVVSPKRRLPLRKVPGDYGPPVVGALRDRLEYFYGPGGRDGFFTARVRAHGSTVVRLNMPPGPFVARDPRVVALLDAASFPVLFDTSLVDKTDLFTGTFMPSTDLTGGYRVLSYVDPSEPNHGPLKTLLFYLLSHRRQHVIPKFREVYGDLFSLMEKELARAGKADFGHYNDAAAFSFLCQALLGRDPAESALQGDGPKLITKWVLFQLSPLLNLGLPKLVEDSLLHSFRLPPALVKKDYDRLADFFRDAARGVVDEGERLGVPREEAVHNILFAMCFNSFGGMKILFPSLVKWLGRARARTHGRLATEVRDAVRAHGGEVTMKALSEMPLVKSAVYEALRIEPPVAMQYGRAKRDMVVESHDYGFEVREGEMLFGYQPMATKDPRVFARPEEYVPDRFLGEDGARLLRHVVWSNGPETASPTLQDKQCAGKDFVVLIARLLVAELFLRYDSFDVQVGASALGSSVTITSLKKATF; encoded by the coding sequence ATGGCCACGGCGACCTACCTCTCCTTCTCGGCACCGCCGTCGTCGTgcgccggccggcagcggcggcggcaggcgacgcgggcgtcgccgtcggcgacggACCGACCGCGCGAGGTGGTGTCGCCGAAGCGGCGGCTGCCACTGCGGAAGGTACCGGGCGACTACGGCCCGCCGGTGGTGGGCGCGCTCCGGGACCGGCTCGAGTACTTCTACGGGcccggcgggcgcgacggcttCTTCACCGCCCGCGTCCGCGCGCACGGCTCCACCGTGGTGCGGCTCAACATGCCGCCGGGGCCCTTCGTGGCGCGCGACCCGCGCGTGGTGGCGCTGCTCGACGCCGCCTCCTTCCCGGTGCTCTTCGACACCTCGCTGGTCGACAAGACGGACCTCTTCACCGGCACCTTCATGCCCTCCACCGACCTCACCGGCGGCTACCGCGTGCTCTCGTACGTCGACCCCTCCGAGCCCAACCACGGGCCGCTCAAGACGCTCCTCTTCTACCTCCTCTCGCACCGCCGCCAGCACGTGATCCCCAAGTTCCGCGAGGTGTACGGCGACCTGTTCAGCCTCATGGAGAAGGAGCTCGCCAGGGCCGGCAAGGCCGACTTCGGGCACTACaacgacgccgccgccttctccttcctctgccAGGCGCTGCTGGGGCGCGACCCTGCCGAGTCCGCGCTCCAGGGCGACGGGCCCAAGCTGATCACCAAGTGGGTGCTGTTCCAGCTCAGCCCGCTGCTCAACCTCGGCCTGCCCAAGCTCGTCGAGGActccctgctccactccttccgcctcccgccggcgcTGGTCAAGAAGGACTACGACCGCCTCGCCGACTTCTTCCGCGACGCGGCCAGGGGCGTCGTCGACGAGGGCGAGCGCCTCGGCGTCCCGCGGGAGGAGGCGGTGCACAACATCCTGTTCGCCATGTGCTTCAACTCCTTCGGCGGCATGAAGATCCTGTTCCCGTCGCTCGTCAAGTGGCtgggccgcgcccgcgcgcggaCGCACGGGCGGCTGGCGACGGAGGTGCGCGACGCCgtgcgcgcgcacggcggcgaggtcacCATGAAGGCGCTGTCGGAGATGCCGCTGGTGAAGTCGGCGGTGTACGAGGCGCTGCGGATCGAGCCCCCCGTGGCGATGCAGTACGGCCGCGCCAAGCGGGACATGGTGGTGGAGAGCCACGACTACGGGTTCGAGGTGCGGGAGGGGGAGATGCTCTTCGGCTACCAGCCCATGGCCACCAAGGACCCGCGCGTCTTCGCGCGGCCAGAGGAGTACGTGCCCGACAGGTTcctcggcgaggacggcgcgCGCCTGCTCCGCCACGTCGTCTGGTCAAACGGGCCCGAGACGGCGTCGCCCACGCTGCAGGACAAGCAGTGCGCCGGCAAGGACTTCGTCGTCCTCATCGcgcgcctcctcgtcgccgaGCTCTTCCTCCGGTACGACTCCTTCGACGTCCAGGTCGGCGCCTCCGCGCTGGGGTCGTCGGTGACTATCACCTCGCTCAAGAAAGCCACCTTCTGA
- the LOC120689978 gene encoding proteasome assembly chaperone 2-like produces MRGIKKKVTEVEDREIFFLVAFFFNFSLKGSRQGGLSTGSRRARDTAPSPSPLQAPATTMESAVIKGESFSPSCPTLIMPALSIGNVGQLAVDLLISSARARWVAYLDEPSVLPCAGNDAFGPDAVGDLALALEAYESTSHGLAFIQQRSPVITGMMVSFAKNVADFISNIGKDHIVILSSLDSGKRRVIDASSAMQVYYLSSCNEDGSDPEYEKLGWKKLEEYDPSHKRWSCLTGLVEGGVFSEDMVDDTDEMTINDYYASLPFAALFYACRAKGLKVSCVLCYCSEGDNMPESFQLAEAVCKLLGRGPENLHGNGSNGWTVPLSWKSVYGPPPDMSIF; encoded by the exons ATGAGAGgcataaaaaaaaaagtcacagaAGTGGAAGACAGAGAGATCTTCTTCCTCGTTGCTTTCTTTTTCAACTTCTCGCTCAAGGGCTCAAGGCAGGGAGGGCTTTCAACCGGCAGCCGCCGAGCCCGGGACACTGCGCCTTCGCCCTCCCCCCTCCAGGCTCCAGCCACCACAATGGAGTCCGCCGTCATCAAGGGGGAGTCGTTCTCGCCTTCCTGCCCCACGCTCATCATG CCAGCGCTGTCGATTGGAAACGTGGGCCAGCTCGCCGTGGACCTTCTGATATCCTCGGCGAGGGCGAGATGGGTGGCCTACCTCGACGAGCCCTCCGTGCTGCCCTGTGCCGGCAACGATGCCTTCGGCCCCGATGCCGTGGGAGACCTCGCGCTCGCTCTGGAAG CTTATGAATCTACGTCTCATGGGCTGGCTTTCATTCAGCAAAGATCTCCTGTTATCACA GGCATGATGGTTTCATTTGCAAAAAATGTTGCTGATTTCATAAGCAATATTGGAAAGGACCATATTGTTATTCTTTCAAGTTTAGATTCTGGCAAGAGGAGGGTAATTGATGCTTCGAG TGCCATGCAGGTATATTACCTTTCAAGTTGCAATGAAGATGGTTCTGATCCAGAATATGAGAAATTGGGTTGGAAGAAACTTGAGGAGTATGATCCATCTCATAAACGTTGGAGTTGTCTTACTGGCCTAGTTGAGGGTGGTGTTTTTTCAGAAGATATGGTTGATGACACTGATGAGATGACAATAAATGATTATTATGCAAGCTTGCCATTTGCAGCACTATTCTATGCCTGCAGG GCTAAAGGTTTGAAAGTTTCTTGTGTACTGTGCTACTGCTCAGAAGGTGACAACATGCCAGAATCTTTCCAGTTAGCTGAGGCTGTATGTAAACTTCTAGGTCGTGGCCCTGAGAACTTACATG GAAATGGGTCGAATGGATGGACTGTTCCCTTGTCATGGAAATCAGTTTATGGACCACCACCTGATATGTCTATCTTCTAG